The Cervus elaphus chromosome 9, mCerEla1.1, whole genome shotgun sequence genomic interval GTCTACCTGCTTGTCTTAAGTTTCAGCAAATCTGtcgccttctccaggggggcTTTCCTTGTCCACCATGTCACGCGCGTTCCCGTGTTCCCAAGAATCCCACTCAGTCCTCATCCATGCAGTGCACACAGTCATGTCCACCAGCCTGGGTGGGAGCTGTTCTCCCATGTGCCTATTGCCAGCATGGCCCAGGGCCTGGTGCACAGTAAGTTCCCAGTGAAGAGTGGCTGGACCCCATCCCACCAGCTTCCCCGGTCTGACCTGTGAGGTGTCCACATCGAAGAAGCTCTGATAGTAGCCAAAGGTCCAGAAACCAGGCTGCGGCTTCTCCTCCTGTAGGAGCTGCACAGTGCAGATTTCAGTGCTgggggtgcgggggtgggggtgggggtgggcgcacAGGAAGGGAGGGTAGGAGGGACAAGACAGAGGCAGGGCCCAGGGACTTCTGGGACTCACCTCAGTCTTGTCGCTCTCCTCTACCTCATCCTCAGCTCCGTAACTGCTGCCTGAGTCCATGGCCACAGCCACGTGCCCCTTAGGGCCCAGCTGATCACTTCTGGTGGTGGTCTCATTCGGGGTCTGGGCCAGCAGATTAGTAGCTTCCTCGAACTCTGTCGAGAAGGAATATGGAACACAGGTGTATTTGGGAGTCGAGGCAACCTCGCTTCGCCCACAGCTCATCTGgggagactggcgtgctgcagtccatggggtcgcaaagagtcaggcatgacttagtgactgaacgacatcTGGGAGCCAAGAGTAACCACCCCCTCCTCGGTATTCCCCCCAGCCCAGAGTTTCCTCAACTGTGGTGAGTGGGAAGGAGGCGTGTCCCCTCCTTCCTAACATAGGCCCACAATGAGGGCTGGCTCAGGGATGGCGCAGAGGCTCAGATTTGTGGTCCGAGTTTAAGGTGGGCGCggtgccgatgcaggagatgcaggagatccgggtttgatacTTGGATTGGTAagacgccctggaggagggcatggcaacccactccagtattcttgctgggagaatcccatggacagaggaacctggccggctacagtccatggggtcgcaaagagtcagacacgactgagcgactacgcacGCACGGGTTAGGAGTTTAGGAATGGGTTTCATGTCTGTGGCTGTTCACAGCTGACTGGGGTTCGGGTTAGATCTGAGCTGCAACCTCGATGGGAGGTTTCGGCCAGTGGAGGAAACAGGATTCGGGCCGGGTCGCGGCTGCACTCACCGTGGAAGGCCAGCTCGTCAGCCGCTGCCATGGTCTCTCAGGGTCGTCTCCGCATCCCTCTGAGGATAGAGGCCAATCAGACTCGCTCTCGACACCAGTCCGCGCCCCTCCTGGACGCGAGCCTCAATCCCAAGCCCGGCCTGGCGGCTACCGCACCCACCGAAACGTGAACTCGCCTCTAGTGCCCCACAGGTGTACCCACGCCCCCCTTACCTGAAGCGATCTCAACCGGCGGGTCACGGACTCTCTGCGCCTGCGCGACCCGCCTACCCGCCGCAGATGACCCACTCAGATCGGACAGCAACATCCGGCGTCGGTCCGTCTGCTATCCTTTTCCGATGGGGAACAACTTCCGGTAATGTTGACGCTTGCGCAGAAGAGATGCTCCGGGCCTTCTGTTTCGTGTGGTTGGTGTTTCTTTTCAGGGAGCGGACGCCCAGCCGGAAGACAATGGCGGCTGCCGCTCTGAAGAGATTTTGGTCCCGAAGCCGTAGAGAGGCGGGTGACGCTGCAGCCGCAAAGCCCGGCGTGTGGGGGCGGTTGGGTGAGTAGCGGCGGGAGGCGGCGGGGTGGGTGGCTTCAGCGGCCGGGCGGCTGTCAATGCTCTTTTCTCCCCTCAGGCGCTTGGGCCCGCTCGCTACTCCAAGATTACGCCGAGGCGTGCAAggacgcggcggcggcggcgcgggcccGGCCCGGGAGGGCGGCCGTGTACTTGGGGCTGCTGGGTGGCGCTGCGGCCTGTTGCTCCCTGGCACCGAGCGAGGCAGCCTTCGAGGAGGCGCTGCTCGACGCGTCGGGGACCCTCCTGCTGCTGGCGCCCGCCACTCGCAACCGCGACTCGGAGGCGTTCGTGCAGCGGCTTCTCTGGCTGCGGGGTCGCGGCTGCCTGCGCCACGTGAGCCTGGGCCTCTGCTCGCTGGTGTACGAGGCACCCTTCGACGCCCAGGCCAGCCTCTACCAGGCTCGCTGTCGCTACCTGCAGCCCCGCTGGACCGACTTCCCGGACCGGATTCTGGATGTGGGCTTCGTAGGCCGCTGGTGGGTGCTGGGGGCCCGGATGCGCGACTGCGACATCAACGACGACGAGTTCCTGCACCTGCCGGCTCACCTGCGCATCGTCGGACCCCACCAGCTGCACTCGGAGGCCAATGAGCGGCTCTTCGAAGAGAAGTACAAGCCCGTGGTGCTCACCGACGACCAGGTGGACCAGGCGCTGTGGGAGGACCAGGTcttgcagaaggagaagaaggaccAGCTTGCCCTGAGCCAGGCTGACTCTCTGCTGTCGTCGGAGGTCGCGAGATGAAACTCAGACCCCCCTGGGTCCCGACCGGGCTCCCGGACCCCGCAGAATGCTGGCCCGGGAATGTGCACTTGGTGCGTGTGAGCCTCAAACGCAGAGTGATGGAAGTAAATTATTTGCAGCGTTCTCCCCCTGGGTTTTCACAAAATCGGGGGCCTACCTCTCACCTGTTGGCTGTGAGCAGACGGCTCATTGAGAGCTTCCCTGGTCTAGGAGTTGGGGAGAGCAGAGAGACGTGCCATGTCGTGTTTATCACTGCCAGAGTTGGTAAGGAACATTAGACGGAAATAAGCCTTTTTCACTGGGCTTCGCGGTTCTCCTGACTAGGGTAACTTGCAGCTTTTCGTCTTAAAATTTGAACTAAAAGGTTTATTCCATGAgtgacatatatttttaaattcagttttaagtAATTGTAGTCTCAGAGGAAACTGGAGCAGTAATAGAGACGTTCTGTGTAAAGGTTCACCCGGCTTCCAGCAACTGGTAACATTTCACACTGTCCTTATTGTTCCGTTGCTACCTTGAGTgggactcttttgcaactccatggactggagcccacaaggctcctctgtgggatttctcaggcaagaatattggagtgggttgccatttcctttcaacAACCTTGAAAATACAGAAttattgggaaaggaatatgttagTGTCTATAGCTGGGTTGAAATCATACTTTTAAAACTAATGTTACAAGAGTGAGACTGCCTCTGTCACTGATGTGGCCTGTGACTAGTTAATAAACCAGGAGATGAAACACCCATCTTTGTTGTTACATTGTGTTTATCTGTTTTGCTGTTAAGTTTTGGTACTTGGACCTTCCCTTCATACTGTGGAATGCATTGGACACATGGTAATGTTTATATCCTTATTTGGGGGCAGAGGAGCATCTTTAAGCCAGCATGtccattttacaaaggaaaaattttgttatttttccagAGCTGTGGCAGACTCATGATTGAAACTAACTCCTAACCCTGTGACTTAATCCTCAAACTCATGGTGTTATCTTTGACCCTAATAATATGCTACCAGAAACGAATGTATATTGTTATCACTAGCCATAAATAAAAcctaaatacaaaaataagtgaatataaacaaaaagcaatgaaaacaaaagagaaatgataTTATAAATTGTAATCCTATACCATTACCTGCTGAAGGCTCTGGACCTGAGTCCTGTTGTCTTTGTTCAAGAGAAATTAACCAACAGCAGGGAAAGTTTTGAGATACGCTGGTATCAAAATGAGACTTGCTCTTTACCATGAtcatgaagtattttaaaaaaaagagacttttctggtggtctagTGCTCAAGACTCccaagtttccactgcagggggcacaggttccattcctggtcggggaactaagatcctgtgtacctcaaggcatggccaaaattataaaaatttttaaaaagtgttaagaGGATTGCACATCGTCATTGAGTGGGTTATTAAATGACACACAAAGCCAGGGAGTCCTACCATATTTGCTCCCTGCTCCGGTAGCTCTGGTGTCCTGAATTTGTTGTGAGGCATGTGGACTAGAGCAGTTAGATTTGACAGGAGCCTGAATGTTCTTCATGCTCAGCACCTTAGAGTATACAGAGACCTCCAGAGGATGGTCCAGGTCCCTTTGTTCACTGTTAAGCTTCCAGTATCCCTCAGTGCTCAGCCCAGTGTGGGCCCCAGCAAATGTTATACTAGACATGCCCATTATAGGTGGGAGTTGGTGTGATCCTACTAGGGAGGGGGAAGCAGACCGGGGACTTGGCTCCCCATCCTTTTCCCAGTCCAGAGTAAGAGACCTTCAGATCTCAACCCTGCCCAGGGCCTAAATAGCAAAGTGACATACTGTATCCATTTGCATAAGGGCAGTAGAATCTGAGGAAGAAGAAGTGGGTTTTGAGGGAATTCCTGTcgatccaatggttaggactctgagctttcactgcaggggtgtaggttcagtccctgctcaggaaattaaaatctcacaagccacacagtgcagcaaaaaaaaaaaaaaaaaaaaaaaccaccaaggtttgaatctcagcttttGCACTTAACCAGCTGTGCGATTGACTTGGGCCACAGCAATTAGGCAAGAAGTTAAAGGTATCGAAGTTGGAAACGAAGTA includes:
- the TIMM29 gene encoding mitochondrial import inner membrane translocase subunit Tim29, whose amino-acid sequence is MLRAFCFVWLVFLFRERTPSRKTMAAAALKRFWSRSRREAGDAAAAKPGVWGRLGAWARSLLQDYAEACKDAAAAARARPGRAAVYLGLLGGAAACCSLAPSEAAFEEALLDASGTLLLLAPATRNRDSEAFVQRLLWLRGRGCLRHVSLGLCSLVYEAPFDAQASLYQARCRYLQPRWTDFPDRILDVGFVGRWWVLGARMRDCDINDDEFLHLPAHLRIVGPHQLHSEANERLFEEKYKPVVLTDDQVDQALWEDQVLQKEKKDQLALSQADSLLSSEVAR